Within the Thalassophryne amazonica chromosome 19, fThaAma1.1, whole genome shotgun sequence genome, the region gcgaaatatagcgaagattcgtcccatcctgtctatgactgatgctgagaccctgatccatgcatttatctcttctagattggactactgcaatgttctattttctggtttaccgcagtctagcattaggggtctccaattggttcaaaatgctgcagccagacttttgacacaaagcagaaagttcgaccacattgcacccattttggcatcccttcactggcttcctgtcccagtgagatcaaattttaaggttctgctactaacctataaaattattcatggactggcacctccctacctagctgacctaattaaaccttacgtaccggcccaggctttacgttctcagggtgcaggactactttgtgtccctaaggtgaataagaagtctgcgggtcatagagctttctcttatcgtgccactgttctgtggaatgatctccctgcgtcaataaaagtcagattctgtggagactttcaagtccagacttaagacgcacttattttccctttcatatggctagcatactggtacagttttgttttacgctttttactcttttaattcatttattagcaattggagcaggctgcggcctcaactttacctaaattctgggtcttttagtgaggtttagggctagtggccggtgatcaccttagtatttctctgtttttcttgctgcttaatgctggcaaattatacagtatttttttgtctttctgatgcctgattctgttttttctctctgtttaaggtgcagctccatccagaaatagGAGttatattcgtgttggcgatcctcctgtcctgtgcgccagtagcatttcttgtatattcgtccgtgaattgttctgtgaattgttctgttatgtttgtagcatggcccaagcagagggtcacccctttgagtctggtctgcttgaggtttcttcctcagagggagtttttccttaccactgttgctctgggggttggtaaggttagaccttacctgtgtgaagcgctttgaggcaactcggttgtgatttggcgctatataaattaaaataaattgaaatttaattgaattgactGACTGTGACTTTTAAATATCAAATTCATAATTTCTTAGGAATGCATATTCCTCAATAGTACATCTGGTCCTCAGCAGGTGGTAGCGCTGCACTTTCTGTCTTCCCTTTCATGCAGAATCCAAAACAATGTTCAAAATGTAAGTGTTTCAGAggttttaaaacattttggagcagtgtttcaagttagccatcactaatttgcataCTGAAGAACGGTTTTGCCATCATCCCCAGCCATACATTCTATCAATTCTTTAGTTGCACTTTACTTTGATGTTCTGTTGTATTTGGGCCTGTATTGTACTGTCTTCCCCCATATGAACTGTGGAACAATGTTCAAAACATGGGtgttttgaaacatttaaaaacattttaaagcaGTGCTTCAAATTAGTCATCTAATTTGCAATATTGACAAAAAAAATTGGCACCATCCCCAGTCACACATTCTGTCCATTCTTTCATTTCGgttttactttcctgttctgCCAAATATTCTGTTCTGTATTTACTCACCTGGACAGCATGTTTTTGCTGCATTTGTTGGCTTAACCTGCGATGTGTTTCTAGCTTGTTGGCAAACATATCAACAAGCATGTGACATGTTAGGCAGTTGCTAGCCTAACATGTTACCTGATGTACCAACAAGCATGCGATGTTTCTCCCTGCAGTTgctagtagaggtgggcgataccgagaattttggtactgatccgataccaagtaaatacaggcccagtttcACCGATAATGAtagtttttcatatttaagcttcatagatccaaaggatccaaaagacctaggatagaattttaccaaacattgtacgtgacaacaaaatactttaatatcacaatcaacatttttgtttaaaaaatatcactcaacacaacttaaaacaaaatctcctgaggtcgagggctgacaaaccacaatacaagggtgcgctgctccgtgttgtgtgacacagcgcagcgctgctcttacagacagagagtagactgatgaatctgcgtgcgcagcagtcggggcgtgcgggagagaaaaaagcttgagtatcgatctttttacacgaggctcGTTCAATATCAAGACCAGCGTTGGTACTGATATTAtccatattaggatcgatccgcccacctctagttgctAGCTTAACTTGGTAGCTGACGTACCAACAAGCATGCAACATGCTCAGTGTTTCAACAGATGGCAGACAAACTGTGTGTAAGTACCAGTTATTTGTAGTTTTCCATAATCTAACCAGActtcactaaccatccagcaggtggcagacacgtctatggGAAGTTGCTTAGGCAAAACAAGGTTGCTTTTGGGATTGATTCGGTGTGTCAAAGTTTCCAACAGGCTAATCAGATAATCTTCATTATGAGTTCTTTTTAATGAGGTGAGCTACAAAATGATGGCACTTATGCGTATTGATGTGTTTGTAAGAGTATTGACTTAAATTCCACCTTTGGAAAAGTGTCCATGAATAGTAGAAAAACAGCTCTGATGGCATTTGGATCAATGGGCTGTGTGTCAGGGTTAATATATAATCTTCAAAGCACACTTGCACTTTGTTTCCCCAAATACTGGATGGAGTGTAACATCTTGCTCACATTCAAGCTGACTAGTAAGTACGGCAGCAAGTTGATCTCACAAGAAAAAGTGTATTTAAGTCATAAATATCTGTTAAATGTTAAGATATATGGACAAACTGGAATATAAGAAATGCCTTACcctttttttatgtatttgtaattatgtttatgtgtgtgtgttgactgTTTCAGATTGTGCACCCGCAGCTTTCTGGAAGCAAATTATGGTGGTGAAGAACTTTAAGATGGGATTTATAGTCCTCCTATCCTGCTTGAGCTTCCTAGCACCTGTCCAATGTGCAGAACATCAGAGTGCCACCATTACAGAGCTTTCCTTCCAAAACATGAATTTTGGCATGAACCTTTACAGGAAAATATCCAGCTACCATGACAAGAACATCTTTTTCTCACCGCTGAGCATCTCTACCAGTTTTGCAGCTTTATTGCTGGGTTCTGATGGCATCACGCACAACGAAATATTGACGGGACTCAACCTGAACCAGCTGGAACGAGATGATCAACCAGATCTCATTCCAGAACTTTTCCAGTTCCTCTACAGGAACATCACAAACAATGGGTCATTGAAATTGGACCAAAGCATGACCTTCTTTGTCCAACAGCAGTTTAAGATTGAGAAGATGTTTAAAGATCAAATCGAAAGGTTTTTTGACGCAGACATCAAAAGTGTAGACTTTACAGAAGCAAAAGCGAGTATTGGTATCATCAATGAGTACATCAAACAGAAGACTGGGGACAAAGTGACGGACATGATCACCAACATCGATGACTTCATCCAACTTATGATGGTCAACACAATTTTCTTCCAGGGTAAGTTGGTTTTCCGCACCGTAATTGACAACTTCTTAAATCCTGTTTGTGTTTAGACCTTTAACCTACTCTTTAATTTCCCTGCACAGGAGAGTGGGAGATTCCTTTCAACCCCAATTTCACAGAAAAAGCTCCCTTTATCATTGACAACTACAATGTTGTGCAAGTGCCCATGATGTTTATAGACAATAAATTCTACATGATGGAGGATGTTCCTCTTGGTGTCAAAGTGCTAAAGCTGCCATACCAGGAAGGCGTTTCCATGCTTGTCCTGCTACCTAACAAAGGTATGGACTACACAGTTATTGATGAGGAGATCACAGCTGAGAAGTTCCGCTTCTGGACAAAAGGCCTACGTAAGACGTAAGTCTACAAAAACATTGATTAAAGCCTTCTCCATGCTGGCCCTCTGTATAACTGTGTGTGGTCCTTTTCTATAGCCAACTGGAAGTACACATGCCAAAATTTAAGCTGGAACAGTCTTATTCCCTGCATCATCTTCTGTCAGATTTGGGTATTTCTAATATTTTCAGTAATTCAGCCAATCTGACCAAGCTGAGCAAAGACGTAGGCCTCAAAGTGTCAGAGGTtagtgttcagttttgttttggtaTACTGATTTGTTTGCACTTCActcagaattgtttttttttctcccctggaCAATCACAGGTGTTGCACAAGGCTGTGGTCGAGGTGGATGAGTCGGGGACAAAAGCAGCAGCTGCTACAACCGTTGGGATTATCCCTTATTCCTTACCCAAGTCCTTCACCATCAACAGACCATTTTTCTTCTTCATTTACCACGAAGAAACTAACTGCCTACTGTTCATGGGCCGAGTAATTGACCCAACCAAAAAGTAGAACTAGTCATCATGGTTGGTGGCGTTCATAGGTCCTTGAGTGACGATTTGTTAATTGAGGTTGGCAAATTAttaattttctgtttttcagtgatggctccagaggttttttttttccctactgGGCTTAGGTGGGgctatgtttgtttgatttaAGGGGTGTAACCAGTCCATGGCTCAATTTTTGACACATTAAATTTGTTACCAAATGCTACTACTTTTGCATCTTCCAACTCATGTAAGTTTAAAGGTCAGCATGCGGCTTTTGCAAGACTGGTCACAGGAACCTGAACATTCCAAGGTGAAAACAAAAATGTATATGCCTGTCAGTGGTAGGCCGTATAATGAATAAATGCACTTCTTTTAATGGGTTGGCGCGGAGCCGCGTCACGTCCGGTCAAAGTGACAAATCTGAAGGCAAGAATTTGTACTTCGGCGACTGGCCACTcgatgaaaacaagctcgggctgcattgattgtctatttaaatcagctggttttgtttagtCTCTaacttcccttaccaaaaagtagtatatgcaagtatgtttcaagtatacttctagtttactttttatatacttatcagtactactttttggtaagggttgctTCGAACAGTCAGCTGATAGGAACGACgacatttatacaccaagctgacctgaaatgaaccattgtacattaaactgactttattgatgagtctgatccctttgaaaagtgatcaaattacatgtatttgtattgagctcagcgatgttttcatcagccaaaaatAGCCACCAGAGGGTGCTCGGTATAAAGTCCGCGACAACCCATACTGTCATACCAGTTCAGAATTGGAAagctatgctatgctaacaatAGCTGACGTCTTCTTCTGGATTTCTTCTATGCTGCCCTTTCTGCTGCTGCATAGAGTGCTGCCCCCACTGGTGAATTAAAGGCAAGTAGAAAACTCACCAATATGCTGCAGCACAGGAGTAAAAACCTGAAGGTGGTctagtttttcatgaaatatgtatttcacAGTAAGCAAGACCACTTATTCTAgtttatcatggaaaatgaatgctGACAAATAAAGAATTGTATCTAACTGCACTGCATAGAATCATTCCATAACAACGAAATTATCATCCCTGTATCGTATCAGATCATTTGATAAGGGTGAGATGCACACTCCTATATGTATAGTGACAGAATTTTTAGTAAATCTGCAAAGATACATTTTCAAGTAAAATTCAAGTCCTACGACACATTTTTATTCAACTGATAGATCTAAAAATtagaattatttttaaaatgtatcacAATCAACTTTTTGACAAGACATAAAAATGAGTAGGGCTCCTGAAATTTGTGGGTGGGAGGTGGGGGAGCTACAGTCACATCAAGCCTCAATCTAAAGCTGCCTATGGTACGTTTAATCTGCTTTGAAAAGCCTGTCTGGTCTGTGAAACACTACCTCCTTTGGGATCATAATTAATAAAGATTTTACTCTCTTTTGTATTCAGTTGGAGTCAAATTATTTCAATTTTCCAGCACTGGTAAGTAAACATTCATTCCTGAGGTTCGGGGCTGTACTAGGTAGAATAACACTTCCAGGGTTGGGTATGATGAGGTAGGTTAAGTAGTTACTTTcttgcatccatccattttctgcatCCCAacagtcactgggcaagaggtggggtacctCCTgtccaggatgccagtctattgtcaTGCCAACACATAAGGACTAACTTCACACTCCCACCTATGGGCAATTTTGAAGTCatcacttcacctaacctgcatgtctttggatgtgggaggaagtcagggcacccagagggaacccatgcaaacatggtgagaacatacaaactccacacagataggACCAGGTCAGAAGCAAACTAGAACCTTTGTTGTGAGGCAATGCTGTTAACCACTAATCCCACTTATACCTTCTGAACTAAAATTATTGGGGTACTCCTTTTACTTCCACAGGGGCAGGGGGTATCAGGCACCAATCCAATCTGAGACTTGAATTGGCAAGCTCCCATACAGAGGCCAATGCTTTAGAACAAATGAGTTACTATACCACTCAAGTACTTTCACGTACTAATGGTActgtggttagcactcttgcctcacagtaagaaggcatacattcagatccaccagtgTCCCCTTTCTCTTTGAGACATTTCTTTGGGAACTCCAGTTCCCCCCACCAACAAAACATGcacttttggcaaacaacctccttaaaCGGTCATTCACAGAAGTATTGTATCTGTTATCTGGGTGCCCAACTATGGCTGTCTGCTCAAACTGTTTGGGTTGTGATGAGGTGTAATTGGCATGGGTTAAACGCAGAGGGATTATTTGGTTGTTAGCAATGTCCAATGGCAATAAAGTTTCTTCTAATGTGTGTAAATGAAAGCAGTGTTACAAAGTGGCCTGCAGAGAATACATCCAAACACTTAAACACTAGACAAGGGAGAGAGAAAAATCAATATGCATTATCATTACTGCGCAATTCCAAAGACTTAGAATGTGCTGAATCGGGACAATTTGATATGGTTTAACAACTCCTCCTCTCAGAAAGTTTGTTGATGTAAGAAGACCAAGAAGTAAAGAGGTGTTGCAACGTCAGATTGAACCATCATACTAACAGATTATTTTACTCAATCTGCACTTTTTTGTTCAATGATGCACTATAATGAAACTCTTGCAGTTGGACACACGATACAGGCTTTAATAGGATCTTATTACTTTATGATATCAATTCACTAAAAGCTTTTTTCTGTGCAAAGGTTTACACTGTTGCTATTTagtcttaaactgaaaaaaaaaatctatatataaCATAGAATTTTAGATAACAATTTATCATATAAGTAATCACACATGGATTTTACAGCCAGTCATCTTTACAGAATTCAGTTGGCAGATACaatttttgaaaatgtcatagaatttaaaattttatttattgacAAATTATGGTCGAACACACTTTGTGTCAACTACTCCACTCCTgcccagttggtggcagtaaggcAGCGGTAAGGCGGTTGCCGAGCGCTCATTGTTAGAAGGAATAAGACATAAGTGACGTCATCATGGTGGCGTCCTCGTGTGTTGCGTGACTCTCGCAGAATTTTACATTTTTTGCTTTTAAGGAGTCACACAAAGATGTAAGTGGGACTATTTCTTGTATCATCGTTTAAATGCGGTTTGATGTCTGGTCTGTGAAATATATCTGAATAAATGATGCATGATTTATTGGATAATGGCGGcttattactaaaaaaaagtaattttaagttGTTTCTGTTTTGAAAGACATTTCAGCGCCTTGAATTAAaggatttaaaatatatatatatttacaccgGAAGTTTGATTTTAGCTGATAATCTCAAAACTTTCAGAGTATTTTGTAAACCAGACGTGTTTTTAGTGGGAGTGTATCGACACATGAATCATGATACTCATATCCTGAAGCTTGTATCGAATCATATCACGTATCCTGATATGTGTATGTAACATTTTGACAGGTGTATCATATCGTGGAGGTAGTGCATGTTACACTGTTATTTTTAGTCCCTGCTCCCCAAATGAtcacaaaataaatacatttcaaaattcttcatAATACAATGACATGAATTTCTTAATTTTTCAGCTGTATATGCAAGGATTAtttgaaaatacatttttatcaTGTGTGCAGGATGTTGGATCTTCACAGTGTACTTTTATTTCTGCACATTTTTTTCCTGCTGTGTGCAtctaaattattttgttaataaataaataaaacagttacTGTTGATGTGCTACTGTACACGAACTACTAATTGCAATCAGTAAGGCTCTCATCACGGTTTATGCACAACCTGGTCTCTAAGTTTTGAACTTGAAATTCGTTCCTATACAGCTTCATTGCCATTATGTCCCTCTTTACCCCTTAATACTCACAGCtgttttaaaaaggaaaatgGTACCATATCAACAGctactttgtttaaaaaaatgaaaaagttacAAAAGAGGGAGTAGGACAAACTTGTGATGAATATGCCTTGGGTGAACGTCTCTTAGATGGTTAACTTTTGGAGCAGATTGGTCAAAGTCATCACAGATGGCTTCTTTAAGGTGCTCCCGTGTTTGCTCAGTGTCGACACAGCAGACCTGGTGTGGAAATTCTAGACTTTGTCATGAATTCAGTCCCATTGATGACTGAAGACGtctctttttatatatatttttcttaGATCTGTAAATGTGCCTTGTTGAAACATTTTGTTacttagggctgcaactaatgaatgttttcatatttgattaatatgtcaaATATTGTCTCAATCAGTTCATTGTTTGATccataaaaatggttaaaaaaaaaaaaagaaaagaaaatgttgaTCAGTGTTTCCCAAAGCCAAGCTGAAgtcctcaaatgtcttgttttgctcACAACCCAAAtatattgaggtcattatcaggGAGGAAGAAAGAAACCATAAAATTATTCACATTAGAGAGAAGctgaaattacaaaacaaaacaaaaattgcaccccccctcccctccccaagcctaaaaaaaaaaagacttgaaaCAATTTATCAGTTATGAAATAATTTGGCGATTAATTTAGTAGTTGACTAATCGTcaattaattgttgcagctctgTTGTTATATTTAAATGTTAAGTTGTTTGTTCATAAATAAAGGGGGTGGGACTTATGCTTACACAGAATAGTGGGTTATTATGTGTGAGACAGTTGAAAATCTTACTCACTAATTAATATTCATTCTGTTTTAAAGAAACAAAATGAAGGTGAAGACGAAACCCAAAACCAAACATCCATCTTTTGGGAAGCATCGGACATCACGGAGCATCCATGTAAAAGGAGAATGGAAAGCTGTAGAGCTTGACCCCAGCCTCTTTTCGGAGGAGGGGATGGAGGATCTGGTGTGTTTTGAAGAGCTGAGAAGCTACTGTCTCGTAGACACCAAAAAAGCTGCGGCTCAAGCAGCCAGAGAGCTTCAAAGGGAGAAGAAAAAagcgaagaaaagaaaaatgacagAGGGGGAGAAGGATGGAGGAGAACTCGGGCATAAAGAGGAAGAGAAAAAGGACGACACACCAAAGAAAAAGGCgaaaatgaagaaaaataaaaaactgccTGCCTGTGAAACAGAAGTGAAGCACCAGGGTGTAGTTGCAGGAACAGAAGGTGGAGAGGATGAAGAAGTTAAAGAAAAGGATGAAGTTATTAAAGACGTTTCTATAGAAGAGTCAGCGATTGGCCAGTCAAAGATTGCAAAGAAGagtaagaagaaaaacaaaaagacacaatGCTCAGAGAAGGATGCAGCCTCCAAGGTGCAGCAGAATCTGAAGCCTTCATCAGATGTACATGGTCCACCAAAAAAGCAGATAAAAAATTGGACAAATGCTGCACTTTCAGGTTCTGAGCACATAGATACAGATGTGAGTGCATGGAAGGATCTGCATGTTCCCTCCCTGGTACTAAAGGCACTGAGCAGTCTTGGGTTCAGTTCTCCCACCCCGATTCAAGCCCTGGCTTTGCCCCCAGCCATTAGGGATCATATGGACATACTGGGTGCAGCTGAGACGGGTAAGATGAAGGTTGTCTGTTACAATAACACATTTTGTTTGACTTTCTAAGGTTGTTGTCACAATTGAAGCTGATGTGCGCTCTGTAATTACAGGAAGTGGTAAGACGTTGGCTTTTGGGATTCCCATTATTCACACCATCTTAGAGTGGAGGAAaagctcaaaaaaaaaagatgacaacAGAGAGACGTGCGAACAGGTGGACAGCTTATATTTACCAGCTGGAAATGACTCTGGAAATTCAGGTAGTGTACCCACTGGGTCCAGCGTCAGTATCAGCTTAACAGCAGACCAGGAGGACAACATGTCAGATGAAGAGGAAGAAGGTAGAACCAGTCAAAGTGAAGATGAGGGTGAACTCACAACTGGAGATGGGACAGACAAGCTTGGATGTGTTCAAGTAATTGACGACGTAGAGTTCAACTTTGACCAGCCTGGTGAAGCAAAAGGTTCGCCTGCCAGTTGTCAGAGTCCGCCTTTGCTCGCACTGGTTCTCACTCCCACCCGAGAGCTGGCTGTTCAGGTCAAGCACCATATTGATGCGGTCGCCAAATTCACTGGTGAGTAATCGGTATTTTAATGGTGGAATGTCTAAACTTTACTTAAACTTACAAATGTTATACTTCTACTATTCTGCAGATATCAAAACAGCAATAGTTGTAGGTGGAATGTCCCAACAGAAGCAGAGACGGGTGCTTAAGCGAAAGCCGGAGATCATAATTGCTACTCCAGGGCGCCTGTGGGATTTGATCCAAGAGAAACATCCTCATTTACTAAACCTTAGGCAGCTCAGGTAAGACACCAAACCAACGTTGATGGTTaaactgaataaataaaataatgcatgTGCAGTAGTCTAGGACCTAGCTGAGatatgtatgcacatcatttaggagaggataacgcAACTGTTCTAGACaagtatgaccccaatgaacaacttgggctATCCACCAAAATCTCTGTCCGCAGAAGGTTGCTATATACACGACTGTTGTTACGAAGCCCACTGCGTACATGACCGTCATGTATATAGCTTCAACCATTGAAGCAAAGTGTCGTATTAATGTAAGGAGTCTGTTACTCTGTTGTTTGTGTCCCTTACAAGGCCACCAGTGCTCTTTCTAAACGAGTGGTCATTTACATGAAAAAGTCATAAGCCTTGTATTATTTTCTACCATTTGTCTGGGTCTcactggcagtagaccaagccgCTCAGGCTACACTTCCCTATCCGCTAACTCTTCTAATTCTGGGGGATCCTGagtcattcccaagccagctgagaaatataatcccttcagCATGTTCagagtcttccccagggcctcctccctgttggatgtgcctggaagacctccgttGGGAGACGATCGGGGAGCCATCCTCAACAAATGGctgaatcacctcagctggctcctttcaatgtgaagaagcagagtGTGTACTCAGTCCCTCCTTGCGATGATATTTATAATGCTGTTGTTAAATCATTAAACAGAATCAACAATTCAGATGTTGGGATTGTTTTCAAAAACTACTTGTATGACCTTGTAAGTTCTCAGAACGATCCATGTGTAGTCCATGTTCAGAGGACACTGCTAACTGCAGTcttgttgccttt harbors:
- the ddx24 gene encoding ATP-dependent RNA helicase DDX24, encoding MKVKTKPKTKHPSFGKHRTSRSIHVKGEWKAVELDPSLFSEEGMEDLVCFEELRSYCLVDTKKAAAQAARELQREKKKAKKRKMTEGEKDGGELGHKEEEKKDDTPKKKAKMKKNKKLPACETEVKHQGVVAGTEGGEDEEVKEKDEVIKDVSIEESAIGQSKIAKKSKKKNKKTQCSEKDAASKVQQNLKPSSDVHGPPKKQIKNWTNAALSGSEHIDTDVSAWKDLHVPSLVLKALSSLGFSSPTPIQALALPPAIRDHMDILGAAETGSGKTLAFGIPIIHTILEWRKSSKKKDDNRETCEQVDSLYLPAGNDSGNSADQEDNMSDEEEEGRTSQSEDEGELTTGDGTDKLGCVQVIDDVEFNFDQPGEAKGSPASCQSPPLLALVLTPTRELAVQVKHHIDAVAKFTDIKTAIVVGGMSQQKQRRVLKRKPEIIIATPGRLWDLIQEKHPHLLNLRQLRCLVIDEADRMVERGHFAELENLLEMLNTRHFNPTRQTFVFSATLTMVHSLPTRLLQKKNKVEQKNKLQVLMEKVGIKSKPKIIDLTRKEATVETLTETQIHCQKDEKDFFLYYFLLQYPGRTMVFANSIDCIKRLSSLLVILDCTPVPLHANMHQKQRLKNLERFAEKESCVLLTTDVAARGLDIPNVQHVIHYQVPRTSETYVHRSGRTARATKEGLSLLLIGPDDMMNFKRIYRTLGKDEELPMFPVETRCLDAIKERVNLARNIEKIEFHNSKVKQQNSWFRRAAEALEMELDEDLLIGGAKDEEADKQQLNMVKGMKKQLKHLLAQPVFKSVIKTKYPTQMGKLSLPEMPVAKMESALARVSKEKDKSVQLQKKKQNKAQRK
- the si:ch1073-416d2.3 gene encoding protein Z-dependent protease inhibitor, coding for MECNILLTFKLTNCAPAAFWKQIMVVKNFKMGFIVLLSCLSFLAPVQCAEHQSATITELSFQNMNFGMNLYRKISSYHDKNIFFSPLSISTSFAALLLGSDGITHNEILTGLNLNQLERDDQPDLIPELFQFLYRNITNNGSLKLDQSMTFFVQQQFKIEKMFKDQIERFFDADIKSVDFTEAKASIGIINEYIKQKTGDKVTDMITNIDDFIQLMMVNTIFFQGEWEIPFNPNFTEKAPFIIDNYNVVQVPMMFIDNKFYMMEDVPLGVKVLKLPYQEGVSMLVLLPNKGMDYTVIDEEITAEKFRFWTKGLRKTQLEVHMPKFKLEQSYSLHHLLSDLGISNIFSNSANLTKLSKDVGLKVSEVLHKAVVEVDESGTKAAAATTVGIIPYSLPKSFTINRPFFFFIYHEETNCLLFMGRVIDPTKK